In Populus nigra chromosome 1, ddPopNigr1.1, whole genome shotgun sequence, one genomic interval encodes:
- the LOC133696951 gene encoding scopoletin glucosyltransferase-like, with protein MGGEENQVHIFFFPFIAHGHMIPTIDMAKLFASRGVKATIVTTPLNAPLVSRTIQRSKGLGFDINIKTIKFPAAEVGLPEGCENADSITSHETEGEMTKKLFMATTMLQQPLEKLLQECHPDCLIADMFLPWTTDAAAKFGIPRLVFHGISCFSLCTSDCLNRYKPYKKVSSDSELFVVPELPGDIKFTSKQLPDYMKQNVETDFTRLIQKVRESSLKSYGIVVNSFYELESDYANFFKELGRKAWHIGPVSLCNREFEDKAQRGKEASIDEHECLKWLDSKKPNSVVYICFGTVANFSDSQLKEIAIALEASGQQFIWVVRKDKKGKDNEEWLPEGFEKRMESKGLIIRGWAPQVVILDHEAIGGFVTHCGWNSTIEGIAAGKPMVTWPVSAEQFFNEKLVTDVLKIGVAVGVQQWVTVYGDKITSGAVEKAVTRIMTGEEAKEMRSRVEALGGMAKRAIEEDGSSYSNLNALIEELRGRRH; from the coding sequence ATGGGTGGTGAGGAGAATCAGGTAcacatcttcttcttccccttcatAGCACATGGCCACATGATACCAACCATAGACATGGCAAAGCTATTTGCTTCTCGAGGAGTGAAAGCAACCATTGTCACCACTCCTCTCAATGCACCACTTGTTTCCAGAACAATCCAGAGGTCAAAAGGTTTgggttttgatatcaatatcaAAACCATCAAGTTTCCTGCTGCTGAGGTTGGATTGCCAGAAGGATGCGAAAACGCAGATTCGATCACTTCTCATGAGACAGAGGGAGAAATGACCAAAAAACTTTTCATGGCCACAACCATGCTCCAACAACCACTTGAGAAGCTACTACAAGAATGCCACCCTGATTGTCTTATTGCCGACATGTTCCTTCCTTGGACTACTGATGCTGCAGCCAAATTTGGGATTCCAAGATTAGTATTTCATGGCATCAGTTGCTTTTCTTTGTGCACTTCAGATTGCTTGAACAGATATAAGCCGTACAAGAAAGTTTCTTCTGATTCTGAGCTGTTTGTGGTGCCTGAGCTTCCTGGTGACATCAAGTTCACAAGCAAGCAACTGCCAGATTATATGAAACAAAACGTGGAAACTGATTTTACTAGGTTAATTCAAAAGGTCAGAGAATCATCACTGAAGAGTTATGGGATTGTCGTCAATAGTTTCTATGAGCTCGAGTCGGATTATGCTAATTTTTTCAAGGAGTTAGGGAGGAAGGCATGGCACATAGGCCCAGTTTCGCTATGCAATAGAGAATTTGAAGATAAAGCACAGAGAGGAAAGGAAGCTTCAATTGACGAACACGAGTGTTTGAAATGGCTCGACTCAAAGAAGCCTAATTCAGTTGTTTATATATGCTTTGGAACTGTAGCCAATTTCAGTGATTCTCAGCTAAAGGAGATTGCAATAGCTCTTGAAGCTTCAGGGCAGCAGTTTATTTGGGTTGTCAGGAAAGACAAGAAAGGTAAGGATAACGAGGAATGGTTGCCTGAGGGATTTGAGAAAAGAATGGAAAGCAAGGGACTGATTATAAGAGGATGGGCGCCACAAGTAGTGATTCTTGATCACGAAGCTATAGGGGGGTTTGTGACTCATTGTGGGTGGAATTCGACCATTGAAGGCATAGCTGCCGGGAAGCCAATGGTAACATGGCCAGTTTCCGCAGAGCAATTCTTTAATGAGAAGCTGGTGACTGACGTGCTAAAAATTGGTGTGGCTGTTGGTGTTCAACAATGGGTTACAGTATACGGGGATAAAATTACGAGTGGAGCTGTAGAAAAGGCCGTAACTCGAATCATGACAGGTGAAGAAGCAAAGGAA